DNA sequence from the Aliidongia dinghuensis genome:
TTGTCCATTCCAAGACGAGTGCGGCCTCGGTCGGGCGTCAGCTCGGCGTTGCCGAATACAGCTATTATTTCGTGCTGAAGGAATTTCGGCCGCTGCTGGAGCGCCTCGGCATCGTCGTTGCCGTGGACGATCCCGAGATCGAGGTCGACCGCATCTATCAAAACGCGTTGAAGCACGGCGAGCGCTGCCTGTTCCTGTCCTTTTCTCCGCCGCAGCAGACGCCGGTCGGCAATCGTTGCCCGACGATCCCGATCTTTGCCTGGGAATTCGACACGATGCCGACCGAGCCGTTCGACGACGAGCCGCGCAACGACTGGCGCTTCGTCTTCAGTCGTCTGGGGCGGGCCATCACCCATTCGAACTTCACGGTCGACGTCGTGCGCGCGGTTATGGGGCCGGATTTTCCCATCGTGTCGATCCCGGCGCCCGTCTGGGACCGGCACGCGGCGCTCTATCATCGATCTCGCGGGCGCGTGGACGGGCAGGTCGGCGATCTTGCCATCAGTGGTACCGTCGTCGATTCCCGGCGGATCGACCTGGAGCTGTACACGCCCCAGCGTTACGCGGCCGGCAAATGCCCCGAGCCCGCGAGCATCGGTCTTCGGCCGGGCGAACGGCTCCGGCTCGACGGCATCGTCTATACTGCGGTCTTCTGCCCGTACGACGGACGGAAAA
Encoded proteins:
- a CDS encoding glycosyltransferase family protein, whose translation is MIFIVHSKTSAASVGRQLGVAEYSYYFVLKEFRPLLERLGIVVAVDDPEIEVDRIYQNALKHGERCLFLSFSPPQQTPVGNRCPTIPIFAWEFDTMPTEPFDDEPRNDWRFVFSRLGRAITHSNFTVDVVRAVMGPDFPIVSIPAPVWDRHAALYHRSRGRVDGQVGDLAISGTVVDSRRIDLELYTPQRYAAGKCPEPASIGLRPGERLRLDGIVYTAVFCPYDGRKNWFDMVSAFCWTFRETEDATLVLKLTHRDSRDALIEMLRYLRKLTPFKCRVVFMDSYLTEADYQSLMLATTYVVNTSHGEGQCLPLMEFMSAGRPAIAPRNSAMLDYITEGNAFVVASDVEPTQWPHDPRGAYRTFRHRLEFDSLMDAYRRSYALATERPEAYAAMSACASARLETHCSERVVADRLVRFLGLDVEKRGQEVVGLRAAS